The sequence ACCACCACCAGCAATCAATACCTGTTTTCTCATGGCCATGGATTGTCCGCCCTGGTCTGCAAGGGTTAAAAATAAATTGTACGGATATTGACACATCGCAGTATCTGCCCACGGCAAACCCAGCAACCATCACACACACCAATACGGCTCACCCGCTCATTTACCAGACGAAACAGGCACGTTACAGGACGATTCTTGCAGTTTACATTCCAGATCAGACTGAGGCGCTGCACCCGAAGAGGGTGAAGTACCCACCACTCGGCGGTGAAAGACCCGCGGCACAGCCGCCAAAGAGGATGTTATCGCCTCCAGCTCGGCAGGAATTTCACCCTGTTTGCAAGCCCTCCTCCCAAAGTCTCAGTGCCGCGTCAGGACAAAAAAAAGCCCGCTGATTGCGGGCTTTTTGGGGAGGTGAATCCGATCAGATCGCGAATTGCTCGCGAGCTTGGTTTTCGATCCACTTCGGAGCCTTGCCGCGACCCGTCCAGGTCTGGCCGGTTTCGGGGTTGCGGTACTTGGGGGCCACTTTGCCGCCTTGGGAGCCACGTTGGGTCTTGGCAGGAGGAAACACATCCTCAGCGCTCAAGCCATATTCGCTCACCAGGGCGCGCACCTTGGCCACGGCGTCGGCCAATTCGCTCTTGCGTGCTTCTTGAATCTTTTGTTCCAGCTGTTCACGCTGCTGCAGAAGTTCTTTGTAAGAGGTCATGAATGCATCCTTTCAATAATGGACGAATTATAAAAACAAAATCCAAATTGTGCTGCCGCATGCGAATACGCAGTATCCACAAGTGCGGATTATAAAAATATGCTGCAGGCGCAGGGCACAAACAATTGAAACAAAGTGCTTTCATTGCCATATAGACAGGCTTATTGCCATATCACGCGATGTAGCGCCCCAAGCCCTATTGCAGCGTTACATGATTGATAACAGGAATCTGTTGTCAAAACACCATATCAAGCAGCTGGGGCGCGGGATAATCCCAGCCCGCGCCCCGAGCTGGGCTTAGATACCGGCTGGCAGCTTTGAATCGCGCAGCAACCGCGATGCAAAGCTACCAGCCCTTGTGCAGGAGAAGACCTTGGCCTATTACTTGATTGGCGACATCCAGGGATGCCATGGCGCATTCCAGCGCCTGTTGCAGCAGATGGACTTTTCACCCAGCCGCGACACCTTGTTTTTACTGGGCGACCTGGTCAATCGCGGGCCGGACTCCGCCGGCGTGCTGCGCCAATGCATGGCCTGGGGTGATGCCGTGCAAGCCGTTCTGGGCAACCACGACCTGCACCTGCTGGCCGCTGCCCATGGCATGCGCAAATCATCGCGCCGCGACACGCTGGCCAGCGTGCTGGATGCGCCGGACTGTGAAGCATTGATCGACTGGCTGCGCCAGCAGCCGCTGGCCCGCAGCTGGCACGATGCCCATGGACAGCGCCTGTTGATGCTGCATGCAGGGGTGCAGCCATCCTGGACCTTGGATGACACCCTGGCCCTGTCCGAAGAGGTCCAGCAGGTGCTGCGCGGCCCCGATCTGGCCGATTTCCTGCGCGTGATGTATGGCAACTTGCCTGACTGCTGGCATCCGACGCTGGACGGTGATGAGCGACTGCGGGTGATCGTCAACACCCTGACCCGCATCCGCTTTTGCAGCGCCGAAGGGCGCATGGATTTTGACAGTGCAGAGTCGGCCGAGCACGCTCCAGCCGGGCTGATGCCCTGGTTTGACTGCCCCGACCGCCGTACGGCCCAGGACGTGGTGGCCTTTGGCCACTGGTCCACCCTCGGCCTGATCAACCGGCCCCAGCTGATGGCACTGGACACCGGCTGCGTCTGGGGCGGCCAGCTGACCGCCGTGCGCCTGGACAGCGATCTGCAGCAGCGCCAGCTGTTTCAACTGGACTGCGAGCAAGCCCAGCAACCGGGCTGACCTCCGGCGCACAGCGCCTACCCTCTTCATGCAAAAAGCCAGCGTTCGCGCTGGCTTTTTGCATGGGAGCTTGCGCTCCGACACCGCCCCTCAGGGGAAGAGGAGTTTAAAAACTCCCGGCGGGCTTGAACAAGGCCGCCAGCTTGCGCTTGGACTTGGCCGTGGAGCCGACACGGCCCGGCAATGCGGTCTGGGTCGACACATCCCACGATGCGGTGGAGGACTCGTCCGGTGCCTCGTAGGGCTTGTCAAAGAAGGGATCTGCCGGCGCCGCACGCAGCGGGCGCCCCATGCCCCGGCCCACCGGGCGGTAACCCGCCGTATGGGCAGAACCATAGCCGGCATCGTCGCGGCTGCGGCGGTGGCTGCCATATTCACGCTCGCCACGTTCACCGCGCTGTTCGCTGCGTTCACTACGGTCTGTGCGCTCACCACGGTCGCTGCGTTCGCTACGGTCACGGCGGAACGATGGCAGCTCGTAGCTTTCCACATCGATCTTCTTTTTGATCAGCTTCTCGATATCGGCCACCAAGCGGGTATCGCTGTTGGACACCAGCGTCACGGCCAGGCCCGAGGCCCCGGCACGGCCGGTACGGCCAATGCGGTGCACATAGTCTTCGGCGTTGAAGGGCACGTCGTAATTGAACACCGCCGGCACATCCTTGATGTCCAGGCCGCGCGCAGCCACGTCGGTGCACACCAGCAGGTCGACTTCGCCCTGCTTGAACGCGTCCAGTGCCTTCAGGCGCTCGTCCTGGCTCTTGTCGCCGTGCAGTGCGGCAGCGCGCAGACC comes from Comamonas sp. GB3 AK4-5 and encodes:
- a CDS encoding H-NS family nucleoid-associated regulatory protein, yielding MTSYKELLQQREQLEQKIQEARKSELADAVAKVRALVSEYGLSAEDVFPPAKTQRGSQGGKVAPKYRNPETGQTWTGRGKAPKWIENQAREQFAI
- a CDS encoding symmetrical bis(5'-nucleosyl)-tetraphosphatase, encoding MAYYLIGDIQGCHGAFQRLLQQMDFSPSRDTLFLLGDLVNRGPDSAGVLRQCMAWGDAVQAVLGNHDLHLLAAAHGMRKSSRRDTLASVLDAPDCEALIDWLRQQPLARSWHDAHGQRLLMLHAGVQPSWTLDDTLALSEEVQQVLRGPDLADFLRVMYGNLPDCWHPTLDGDERLRVIVNTLTRIRFCSAEGRMDFDSAESAEHAPAGLMPWFDCPDRRTAQDVVAFGHWSTLGLINRPQLMALDTGCVWGGQLTAVRLDSDLQQRQLFQLDCEQAQQPG